The Solanum lycopersicum chromosome 8, SLM_r2.1 DNA segment caaggcagcgatttgtaagaaataaaattttgaaatcgcttaggcagcgatttcattttttattaaaaaaaattacttttgcaAAATCGTTGCTGAGACaacgattttgctttttcaggTGAGGTAAGTCGCTGCATTTGCaacgattttaccgttttggttaataaaagttttatataccgttttgaaatttttgttaatattttgtaccctaTATACGTTACTGGTTAGCAATTAAACCAATTTCAACTACTAAAATACTTATGGAAAAAACAACTAAATGGTAAAAAAGGAAGCAATCAACCAAAGTCTTGATGAAACAAAGAGAAGACGGCTATGTTGCATAAGTAGCTCAAATTCGAAAAACTTGAGCTACTCCAAATCAGAGACGGAGCTACAAGGAGTTCAGGAGTTTATCCGAACCCCTTCATCAAAAAATTACACTTTATGTGtgtatttttaatattgaaCGCCCTCAGCGTAAGCCAAAGACATGGTTCAATGGTAAAGCAGGTTCAAGATGTAGCTATTTGTTTGGCTTCAGCCGAATCAACTTTTTTAGAACCCCTCGGTGGAAATCCTGCCTCTGTCACTACTCCCAATACTCGAAATCAAGAAAAAGCAGAAAATAATAAACCCTAAATAAAGAAGTAGAAACTTGAGCTAGTTCCAATACTCAGAATTCAGCAGCTAAAATAACCaaggaaaaatcaaacaaaacccAAGTTTTGCccagaaaaaaagaagaggatcTACTGCATAAGtagctcaatttttttttgataaccgAGAATTCCGTCGGTGACCCGCCCTTTGGACCAATCACAACCTTCTAAACTTGGTAGATAATGGACCCTCCCCTCcacccttctccacttaaatgtCAAGCTTCGCTTTGCATGGTACGGAGCTTGACCCTGTGACCTAAGCTACAAGTCCTCCACCTTTTGCCACTCGAGCTAGGCCTTGGGGCTAGTACCAATACTCAGAATCAAGAAAAAGCAGAAAATAAATCTTCTAAACTCTAACACAAAATCAAACAAAGTTCAAATGTTGATTCACTCCAATACTTCTCTTCACCGTCTTTACGATCCTCTTGATCATCACCATACTCATATCGAACTTCATATCCTCCACACAACAGCTATTTCTAAAGTACTCTACACGAGTATTTCTATTACGTAACGAACTGTCAAAAAGATGCAACCTATCATACTGAGACTGATCAACAATACCCAAAATTCGCCAACACAGTAGACCAGCATTAGACTAGCTAGCAAATCAACCAATTTCAACTACCAAAGTTTTGCtcagaacaaaaaaaaaggctGTATTGCATAAGTAGCTCAAATTCGAAACTTAAGTTAATCTCCAAGACTCATAATCAACAAAAAGCAGAACATAATACTTCAAAAACTAGGATGTAATGTaacaaaagttcaaatttttactCACTCCAGTACTTCTCTTCACCATCTTTATGATCTTTTTGATCTTCAAATCCTTTATCCAAACTCATCTTAAACTTGTTCACATCCTCCACAGCTGCATTTCTAAACAACGCGATATCTACTGCTCCTGAAACCATATGGTACCCTCTTGATTTCAAATTCTCAGGACTATCATGAGGCATTGCAAATCCAGATAAATACGCCCCACCGTCAAGTGGCTTCTTCTTCAATGCTCCTTTTTCAGCTGTATTCATCATCTCCTTCACTTTCTTATTCCCAGGATCCCATAAGTACCCTAAACTCGCACTCAAATCCAATGGTCCCATTTGAATACAATCAACCCCTTCCACTGCTGCAATTTCATCAATCTTCTTCACTCCATCTACACACTCAACTTGACACATGATCAGTAGATCATCCTCGTAATTACTCAAATACCCTTCATCAATTCCATAGCTCGAAGCTCTAACAACAGTATGAGCAGATCCACGTACGCCATTAGGCGGGAAACGGCAGTAAGACACTGCCTTTCGGGCTGATTTCGGACCGTCGATCATCGGAAACATAATGCCCTGTGGGCCGAGATCGAGGGCTTTTTTAGCCCAAGTAGCTGAGGATTCAGGGATACGGAGAATAGCTGGGGTTTGAGTAGCGGCTAAGGCATGAAGACAAGGGAGTGCATCGGAGATACCTCCGTGACCATGTTCCATATCGACGACGGCGAAGTCGTATCCGGCGAGTCCAGCGATCTCAGCGAGGGTTGGAGAGAAACCGAGAAGGAAAATGCCGTAAAGGGTTTCTCCATTTTTCAAGCGAGTTTTGAGGGATTGTCTAACTTCGGCGGAATCGGCGGTGGCGGCAACAGCGGAGGAGAATCGGCGTGGTAGGGAGGGTTTGAAGATTGGGTTTACCGTTTTGAGTGATGAAGGTTTTGGAATTCGCGGAAGCAGAGAATGGAATGAAGGGAAAATAGGCGAAGTGGAAGTAAAGGATTTTCGAAGAGTTGAtagagatgaagaagaagaagaagaaaatccgGCCATGGCAGCCATTTTAGTGTCAATACTGTTTGGGTCAATTGATATGAATAAGATAATACAGAGTTCTTAAAAATATTACTCTCTCcgttttaaaaatgatatttaatttaatttcgtcattttaaattaaagttttgtCAAATATATCGTAAagaaaaagtcatttttttaaacagactaaaagaAATATGaccattctttttaaaacagaaATATAAATTacgataattaataatttaaaatatatgtgaaTAAATGGCCATCGGTTTCCTGTCTTACGCAGATCAAATGATTCAAGGTGAGGATAACCACGAAGTATAGTTTTCGATCCTCATTTCTCATCTTAGTTCCAAAAAGTTGAAGTTGGTGTAGTTTAGGCAtgttctttgtatttttttatggcTTTGTTATTTGCAGTTTTGacgatttgacaaacttagggaccagGTAAATATACTAGGATTCTTACTTGAGTGTTGAAGATGAAgcaaactcagggaccttgtaaaggtaccaggctCTCAATGTGACGAGCCGATTGACTGCCAGCTAAAGAaagtacagaaagtaggtgcactcTTCCCAACGGCGTCAGAAAGTCAAACTTCTCCAACCATTGGcaaagagtttaaggaaagtgacttgtccatataaaagtcactttcctaaatatcatttatagtttttgcaacttgacaAAGAATTTTTCAAGAACACTTGCAAAGGCTATCAGCAAACAAACGGTAGAATTATTCAAACAAAATCTTTGGAGCATGTAGTGTAGTTGTTTAAGAATATATTCAATTGGTCTTACATTGTAAACTATTCCTgaaactataaaggaatcagtgggtagtaatgaaattctaagttgtctaggtggaatagcttagtgggtagatttatttctacttaggcttgttgaGCAATAGAGATTATTGCTTGaacgtgagattaaaaacttcttctcacatttgttgtaatcgtgtttcacttttgcttgtgaagattagtgaaaacgattgaaaatcctgtgagacaggtcgtggttttactcccttaagcaaggaggtttccacgtaaaaccGTTGTGTTGTTTAAACTGCATTTACTTTCTATTTATACTTATTAGTGTGTCAAGAGACCTGGTCTATTGACTGATAAG contains these protein-coding regions:
- the LOC101264744 gene encoding uncharacterized protein — its product is MAAMAGFSSSSSSSLSTLRKSFTSTSPIFPSFHSLLPRIPKPSSLKTVNPIFKPSLPRRFSSAVAATADSAEVRQSLKTRLKNGETLYGIFLLGFSPTLAEIAGLAGYDFAVVDMEHGHGGISDALPCLHALAATQTPAILRIPESSATWAKKALDLGPQGIMFPMIDGPKSARKAVSYCRFPPNGVRGSAHTVVRASSYGIDEGYLSNYEDDLLIMCQVECVDGVKKIDEIAAVEGVDCIQMGPLDLSASLGYLWDPGNKKVKEMMNTAEKGALKKKPLDGGAYLSGFAMPHDSPENLKSRGYHMVSGAVDIALFRNAAVEDVNKFKMSLDKGFEDQKDHKDGEEKYWSE